One part of the Mariniblastus fucicola genome encodes these proteins:
- a CDS encoding sugar phosphate nucleotidyltransferase, with protein MSIRRAVITAAAPDQKSLPLQSLVDQHGNPKTALELILDECVDAGAEEICVIVCPGAGETFTRSAGQHANRLTFVEQANPRGYGDALFRARNFVGNEPFLHLVSDHVYISHSDHGCARQVVELASQENCVVSAVQETRENMLPFFGTVGATRSGNRDDVYDVNSVVEKPTPTRAEQDLIVAGLRSSHYLCLSGMHVLTPGVMEVLGEQINATEGSIQLSDALHAAAQRERYLALRVKASRYNIGEKYGLLKSQLALALNGKDRDDILAELLELVATTGGGA; from the coding sequence ATGAGTATCCGACGTGCTGTGATCACAGCCGCGGCTCCTGATCAAAAATCGCTTCCGCTCCAAAGTCTCGTCGACCAACACGGAAATCCGAAAACCGCTCTGGAGCTAATTCTCGACGAATGCGTTGACGCCGGCGCGGAAGAAATCTGCGTCATCGTCTGCCCGGGTGCCGGAGAGACTTTCACGCGGTCTGCAGGCCAGCATGCCAATCGACTGACCTTCGTCGAACAGGCAAATCCACGAGGCTATGGCGATGCACTTTTTCGCGCCAGGAACTTCGTCGGCAACGAGCCGTTTTTGCACTTGGTCAGCGACCATGTTTACATCAGTCACAGCGACCACGGCTGTGCCCGACAGGTTGTCGAACTTGCCAGTCAGGAGAACTGCGTTGTATCGGCCGTGCAGGAAACTCGCGAAAACATGCTGCCGTTCTTCGGAACGGTTGGTGCGACCCGTAGCGGAAACCGTGACGATGTCTACGACGTCAATTCGGTCGTCGAAAAGCCAACGCCGACCCGAGCCGAGCAGGACTTGATCGTGGCCGGGCTGCGTTCCAGCCACTACCTCTGTCTTTCAGGGATGCATGTGTTGACCCCCGGAGTCATGGAGGTGCTGGGGGAACAGATCAATGCAACGGAAGGCTCGATTCAGCTTTCCGACGCCCTGCACGCCGCGGCGCAGCGCGAACGATATTTGGCGCTGCGGGTAAAGGCGTCTCGCTACAATATCGGCGAAAAGTACGGTTTGCTCAAAAGTCAATTGGCATTGGCGCTCAACGGAAAAGACCGTGACGACATTCTCGCAGAGCTGCTTGAGTTAGTGGCGACGACTGGCGGAGGAGCCTGA
- a CDS encoding RNA polymerase sigma factor has product MPQQPESLPSISSSLLVRVQAMHPDAWARMVDIFSPIIYRWSRQAGLSGCDSADVVQDVFISIARRIASFERLKDNGSFRSWLATITRNQIRDVFRRKQKQPDARGGSTAMRKIADLESPIYANWEESISAANLESRLPQRVLQMVKSECDDATWQAFWLTTIDEKPASMVAEQLGISIASVYQAKSRTLRRLRKRMNEIP; this is encoded by the coding sequence ATGCCCCAGCAACCTGAATCGCTACCTTCGATCTCTTCATCGCTGTTGGTACGCGTTCAGGCGATGCATCCCGACGCGTGGGCACGAATGGTCGATATTTTTTCGCCGATCATCTATCGCTGGTCCCGACAAGCCGGTTTGTCGGGTTGCGATTCGGCCGATGTGGTGCAGGATGTTTTCATCTCGATCGCCAGACGCATCGCTTCCTTTGAACGGCTAAAAGACAACGGCAGTTTTCGCTCGTGGCTGGCGACGATCACTCGCAATCAGATCCGCGACGTGTTTCGGCGAAAGCAAAAACAACCTGACGCACGAGGTGGATCTACGGCAATGCGGAAAATCGCGGACCTGGAATCACCGATATACGCGAATTGGGAAGAAAGCATCAGCGCCGCAAATCTGGAATCGCGACTGCCACAACGAGTGTTGCAGATGGTGAAATCTGAATGCGACGACGCAACGTGGCAGGCTTTCTGGCTGACCACAATCGACGAGAAACCGGCTTCGATGGTCGCGGAGCAATTGGGCATCAGTATCGCCAGCGTCTATCAGGCTAAATCGCGGACGCTAAGACGGCTGCGAAAACGAATGAACGAAATTCCGTAG
- a CDS encoding UTP--glucose-1-phosphate uridylyltransferase — MSVATKKNSLVDIITSTEDDVRNQSLDAVCEGATLDELLQHCEALDSFWRQTDNLYHRVRALFFLFSIHRFQLPPHYGPDHSGNIPFDAWQHLLERRFTEAIDELLEVQQSEGPCDGLSSALASSYHELGFQTLADQVRKSVRTVRGNQWMFRTGHPADHPLRFRKELLQKDESNASYPMLKETTAVRMDFTHSAWSDIFFLGMDFPSGAKVINASVNLGVMGRDKQPRPPIECYLRVIDQPVLKLTSTDLKASAEIETIAEVFDFAKDYLGLLKAAVIAAGIVPPGMEGCGQTMESLLERLVGPGLGLEIVSKVNDIPKGSRLAVSTNLLGSLISVCMRATGQVSELTGGLQESDRRIIAARAILGEWIGGSGGGWQDSGGVWPGIKLICGSEAESGDPEFGVSRGRLLPKHEVFSSEEVTPETRKALQDSLVLVHGGMAQNVGPILEMVTEKYLLRSPVEWEARKEAIEILGEITRGLKEGDIRAIGKATSRNFFGPLQKIIPWCTNLFTNSLVEQSEQKWGDQFWGFWMLGGMAGGGMGFIFDPAVKEDAKRWLQTTMIETRDRMQTRLPFAMTPVVYDFEINDRGTWSEMLAGDDARMPGEYYALQVPGWLKQESHELPALARRELEQLGSEFRNEGQSATLQKLIESILPGRKSTGVREDSLGELLERFGFDRELHEQIQTDLQSGRFGLSQNRLPLNTSIKDVEYEDVVDVRESISRFARSAGEAAIANGEVAVVTLAAGVGSRWTEGAGVVKGLHPFAQLSGKHRSFLEVHLAKSNRISKQFASQENAIPHIITTGYMTHEPIAEHLSQVSNYGYPGQVILSPGRYVGLRTIPMVRDLRFAWQEMPQQVLDQQQQKVRDSARAALIRWARQMGEGTDYTDNMPMQCLHPVGHWYEIPNMLRNGTLHQLLQSRPNLKHMMLHNIDTLGANVDPGLLGTHIEHGNCLSFEVIERRLDDRGGGLARVNGRPRLVEGLAMPRERDEFKLTYYNSLTTWIDIDQLLSVLGLSREELGDQEKVDRCVRELSQQMPTYITLKDVKKRWGNGQEDVFPVAQFEKLWGDMSALSDVTSNFFVISLQRGQQLKEQAQLDGWLRDGTAGFVNGLCEWSD, encoded by the coding sequence ATGTCGGTTGCCACAAAGAAAAATTCGCTGGTCGACATCATCACGTCGACCGAAGATGACGTTCGCAATCAGTCACTGGACGCCGTTTGCGAAGGAGCCACATTGGACGAGTTGTTGCAGCATTGCGAAGCACTCGATTCGTTCTGGCGGCAAACGGACAATCTGTACCATCGCGTGCGAGCTCTGTTTTTTCTGTTTTCCATCCATCGATTTCAGCTGCCGCCGCACTACGGGCCGGACCACAGCGGCAACATTCCCTTCGACGCCTGGCAACATTTGCTCGAGCGGCGATTCACCGAAGCGATTGACGAGCTGTTGGAAGTTCAGCAAAGCGAAGGACCCTGCGATGGGCTTTCGAGCGCGTTGGCCAGCAGTTATCACGAACTCGGTTTTCAGACATTGGCCGATCAGGTTCGGAAAAGCGTCCGAACGGTACGTGGCAACCAGTGGATGTTCCGCACCGGGCATCCCGCCGATCATCCGCTTCGCTTTCGCAAGGAATTGCTGCAAAAGGACGAAAGCAACGCATCGTATCCGATGCTCAAAGAGACAACCGCGGTGCGAATGGATTTCACGCACAGCGCGTGGAGCGATATTTTCTTTCTCGGAATGGACTTTCCCTCGGGCGCCAAAGTGATCAATGCTTCGGTGAACCTTGGTGTTATGGGACGTGACAAGCAGCCCCGTCCGCCAATTGAATGCTATCTCCGGGTAATCGATCAGCCTGTTCTCAAGCTGACCAGCACCGATTTGAAGGCCTCGGCAGAGATCGAGACGATTGCAGAAGTCTTCGATTTTGCAAAAGACTATCTTGGACTGTTGAAGGCGGCTGTGATCGCTGCCGGAATTGTTCCGCCAGGCATGGAAGGCTGCGGGCAGACGATGGAAAGCCTGCTCGAACGTCTGGTCGGTCCTGGCTTGGGACTGGAAATCGTGTCCAAGGTCAACGACATTCCAAAGGGATCACGGCTGGCGGTTTCAACCAATTTGCTGGGCTCGCTGATTTCCGTTTGCATGCGTGCGACAGGCCAGGTGAGTGAACTGACTGGCGGGCTTCAGGAGTCCGATCGGCGTATCATTGCCGCGCGTGCGATTCTTGGAGAATGGATCGGTGGATCGGGTGGTGGATGGCAAGACTCGGGCGGAGTTTGGCCAGGAATCAAACTGATTTGCGGAAGCGAGGCCGAGTCTGGCGATCCGGAATTCGGAGTTAGCCGCGGGCGGTTGCTGCCAAAGCACGAAGTGTTTTCTTCCGAAGAAGTCACGCCAGAGACGCGAAAAGCGCTGCAGGATTCTTTGGTGCTGGTTCATGGCGGGATGGCCCAGAACGTCGGACCGATCCTTGAAATGGTGACGGAAAAATATCTTCTTCGCAGCCCTGTCGAATGGGAAGCTCGTAAAGAAGCCATCGAAATTCTTGGTGAAATCACTCGCGGGCTCAAAGAGGGCGATATCCGGGCGATCGGGAAAGCCACCAGTCGAAACTTCTTTGGTCCGCTTCAGAAAATAATTCCCTGGTGCACGAATCTGTTCACCAATTCGTTGGTCGAGCAAAGTGAACAAAAATGGGGCGACCAGTTTTGGGGTTTCTGGATGCTTGGCGGAATGGCAGGCGGCGGGATGGGATTCATCTTCGATCCGGCAGTCAAAGAAGACGCCAAGCGTTGGTTGCAGACGACGATGATCGAGACTCGCGATCGGATGCAGACTCGACTGCCGTTCGCGATGACTCCTGTGGTTTACGATTTTGAAATCAATGACCGTGGCACGTGGAGCGAAATGCTTGCCGGCGACGATGCCAGAATGCCAGGCGAATACTACGCGCTTCAGGTTCCCGGTTGGTTAAAGCAGGAATCCCACGAACTTCCAGCACTGGCTCGGCGAGAGTTGGAGCAACTCGGCAGTGAATTTCGAAACGAAGGCCAGTCGGCGACCCTGCAGAAGCTTATTGAAAGCATTCTGCCTGGCCGCAAGTCAACGGGCGTCCGCGAAGATTCACTTGGCGAGCTACTCGAGCGTTTTGGTTTTGATCGGGAATTACACGAGCAAATTCAAACGGACCTGCAGTCGGGCCGTTTCGGGCTGTCGCAAAATCGATTGCCGTTGAACACGTCGATCAAAGATGTTGAGTATGAAGACGTTGTTGACGTTCGAGAGTCAATCTCGAGGTTCGCCCGTTCCGCTGGCGAGGCCGCGATCGCAAACGGAGAAGTCGCAGTCGTCACGTTGGCCGCTGGCGTCGGAAGCCGCTGGACCGAAGGGGCGGGCGTCGTCAAAGGCTTGCATCCTTTCGCACAGCTGTCGGGAAAGCATCGCAGTTTTCTGGAAGTGCATCTCGCGAAGAGCAATCGAATCTCCAAGCAGTTCGCCAGCCAGGAAAACGCGATTCCGCACATCATCACGACGGGCTACATGACGCATGAGCCCATCGCTGAACACTTAAGCCAGGTTTCCAACTACGGATATCCGGGCCAGGTCATCCTGTCTCCGGGGCGCTACGTTGGCTTGCGGACGATTCCGATGGTTCGCGATTTGCGTTTTGCCTGGCAGGAAATGCCGCAACAGGTGCTCGATCAACAGCAACAAAAAGTTCGCGACAGCGCTCGCGCGGCACTGATTCGTTGGGCTCGGCAAATGGGTGAAGGCACCGACTATACCGACAATATGCCGATGCAATGTCTGCATCCAGTCGGACACTGGTACGAGATTCCAAACATGCTCCGCAACGGAACTCTGCATCAGTTGCTGCAGTCACGGCCGAACCTGAAGCACATGATGCTGCACAATATCGACACGCTGGGCGCGAACGTTGATCCTGGATTGCTGGGCACACACATCGAGCACGGCAACTGTTTGAGTTTTGAAGTGATCGAACGGCGGCTGGACGATCGCGGCGGCGGGCTGGCGAGAGTCAATGGTCGACCTCGGTTGGTGGAAGGTTTGGCCATGCCGCGGGAACGCGACGAGTTCAAGCTGACTTACTACAACTCGCTCACGACATGGATTGATATCGACCAGTTGCTCAGCGTGCTGGGGTTGTCGCGGGAAGAGCTTGGTGATCAAGAGAAAGTTGATCGCTGTGTTCGCGAATTGTCCCAGCAAATGCCGACTTACATCACGCTCAAGGATGTGAAGAAGCGTTGGGGGAACGGCCAGGAGGACGTGTTCCCCGTTGCCCAGTTCGAGAAACTGTGGGGCGACATGTCGGCGCTTTCAGATGTTACTAGCAATTTTTTCGTGATCTCGTTGCAGCGAGGCCAACAGCTCAAAGAGCAGGCTCAGCTTGACGGATGGCTTCGCGACGGCACGGCAGGATTCGTGAATGGCTTGTGCGAGTGGAGTGACTGA
- a CDS encoding diguanylate cyclase, with the protein MKLLPGSPTLVSNASCVPVSDKAAEQPPAPGSPPKVLRISPVDSGKGLRSIDTDTFVFGRDESCDLVVAETLASRRHAKIVRDGENWFVVDLGSTNGTFVNDVRVDSQQLYSGDCLRVGRWTFKFFDADNIEAHYYESVYRMMTQDALTGSWNRRYLMDVLERELHRHARSKQPVGLLMIDFDHFKSINDRYGHLVGDEVLAEFGRRVKAVTRNSEVFARFGGDEFAVVLVNTDFESALKATERLREAAIGDPFFTSSGILECSLSCGIAVCDAGNSLTREELLDAADKNLFKAKNAGRNQAIG; encoded by the coding sequence ATGAAGTTACTCCCGGGAAGTCCGACCTTGGTTTCGAATGCCAGTTGCGTGCCTGTTTCGGATAAAGCAGCGGAACAGCCGCCAGCGCCGGGTTCGCCGCCAAAAGTACTCCGGATCTCACCCGTCGATTCAGGAAAAGGGCTGAGGTCGATCGATACGGATACATTCGTGTTTGGCCGTGATGAAAGCTGCGACCTGGTCGTGGCCGAGACCTTGGCATCGCGGCGGCATGCCAAGATCGTTCGTGATGGCGAGAACTGGTTTGTCGTTGATCTTGGATCGACCAACGGGACCTTCGTCAACGATGTTCGAGTGGATAGCCAGCAGCTGTATTCCGGCGATTGTCTGCGCGTCGGACGATGGACGTTCAAATTTTTTGACGCTGATAATATTGAAGCCCACTACTACGAGTCGGTCTATCGAATGATGACTCAGGATGCGCTGACAGGATCGTGGAATCGGCGGTACCTGATGGACGTTCTTGAACGGGAACTTCACCGCCATGCTCGCTCGAAACAACCAGTCGGTTTGTTGATGATCGACTTCGATCACTTCAAATCAATTAACGACAGGTACGGTCATCTCGTCGGCGACGAAGTTCTTGCTGAGTTTGGTCGACGAGTAAAAGCCGTCACCAGAAACAGTGAAGTGTTCGCTCGTTTTGGTGGCGACGAATTCGCAGTCGTTTTGGTGAACACAGATTTCGAATCTGCGTTGAAGGCCACCGAACGGCTTCGCGAAGCAGCGATCGGCGATCCATTTTTTACGTCCAGCGGAATCCTTGAATGCTCGTTGAGTTGCGGCATCGCTGTTTGCGATGCCGGGAATTCCCTGACGCGAGAAGAGTTGCTGGACGCGGCTGACAAGAACCTCTTCAAGGCCAAGAACGCCGGTCGCAATCAGGCGATTGGCTAG
- a CDS encoding adenosine kinase produces MSDKKYDVFGVGNAIVDILAQVEDHVINDLSLNKGSMALMSTEQQGDILTAIHDPSLTFAAGGSAANTMVAIAQSGGSAVYTGRVADDTNGEYYKKGMESEGILFYVPPSETGHEPTGSSVILTTPDAERTMCTHLGVSTSLGKSDVDFDMLAQSKCCYVEGYLWSSDGPREACLEVFKHAKANGVLSAFTFSDSFLVDLFAEQFKDVVREHCDIIFCNADEARKFIGNDDLQQCVKEIGAICNHSFITDGANGSYVVIDGQISKVDGFEVKAVDTVGAGDAFAGGVLYGLTNGLSPEKSARWGNYLASRVVSKFGPRLDESIAEEMQEAIA; encoded by the coding sequence GTGAGCGATAAAAAGTACGACGTCTTTGGTGTGGGCAACGCAATCGTAGACATTTTGGCTCAGGTTGAAGATCACGTCATCAATGACCTTTCGTTGAACAAAGGCAGCATGGCTCTGATGTCGACCGAGCAGCAGGGCGACATTCTCACAGCGATCCACGATCCCTCGCTGACTTTCGCCGCCGGCGGATCGGCAGCCAACACAATGGTGGCGATTGCTCAAAGCGGCGGATCAGCGGTGTACACAGGTCGTGTTGCCGACGATACCAATGGCGAGTATTACAAAAAAGGCATGGAGAGCGAAGGCATTCTGTTCTACGTTCCGCCTTCGGAAACAGGCCACGAACCAACCGGTTCAAGCGTCATCCTGACAACGCCCGATGCCGAACGAACGATGTGCACTCACCTTGGCGTTTCGACTTCGCTGGGCAAGTCCGATGTTGATTTCGACATGCTGGCTCAATCCAAATGCTGTTATGTCGAAGGCTATTTGTGGAGTTCTGATGGACCGCGGGAAGCCTGCTTGGAAGTTTTCAAACACGCAAAAGCCAATGGAGTCCTTTCAGCGTTCACGTTCTCTGATTCTTTCCTTGTCGATTTGTTTGCCGAGCAGTTTAAAGACGTCGTTCGAGAGCACTGCGATATCATTTTCTGCAACGCCGACGAAGCCCGAAAATTTATCGGCAACGATGACCTCCAGCAGTGCGTCAAAGAAATCGGTGCAATCTGCAATCATTCCTTTATCACCGACGGCGCTAACGGAAGCTATGTCGTGATCGATGGCCAGATTTCAAAAGTCGATGGCTTTGAGGTGAAAGCGGTCGATACGGTAGGCGCCGGAGACGCGTTCGCCGGAGGCGTGCTGTACGGGTTGACCAACGGACTGTCGCCAGAAAAATCGGCTCGCTGGGGCAACTATCTGGCGTCACGCGTTGTGTCCAAGTTTGGTCCACGCCTGGACGAATCGATCGCCGAAGAGATGCAAGAAGCAATCGCCTGA